A single Campylobacter concisus DNA region contains:
- a CDS encoding HyaD/HybD family hydrogenase maturation endopeptidase: MRVLVLGIGNVMFADEGIGVHFVNLMAKNYKFTSSKNELTLMDGGTLALALTHIISEFDYLIVVDCISANGASVGDVYFFDFLNVPNFISWDGSAHEIEMLQTLHLMELAGDRPTTKILGIVPSRIESSNFSLSDEVIKASNILEKTLLDHLKELDFKCEKVANFTLNDTLDDYAKKGLK, translated from the coding sequence ATGAGAGTGCTTGTTCTTGGCATTGGCAACGTGATGTTTGCTGATGAGGGCATAGGTGTTCATTTTGTAAATTTGATGGCTAAAAACTATAAATTTACAAGCTCTAAAAACGAGCTTACTTTAATGGACGGGGGCACTTTAGCCCTCGCTCTAACTCACATAATAAGCGAATTTGACTATCTTATCGTCGTTGATTGTATCAGCGCAAATGGTGCAAGCGTGGGCGATGTTTATTTTTTCGACTTTCTAAACGTACCAAATTTTATCAGCTGGGACGGCTCGGCTCACGAGATCGAGATGCTTCAAACCCTTCATCTAATGGAGCTGGCAGGCGACAGGCCGACAACCAAAATCCTAGGCATCGTGCCTAGCCGCATAGAGTCATCAAATTTTAGCCTCTCAGATGAAGTGATAAAAGCTTCTAACATCCTAGAAAAAACGCTGCTTGATCACTTAAAAGAGCTTGATTTTAAGTGCGAAAAGGTAGCAAATTTCACCCTAAACGACACCCTCGATGACTACGCCAAAAAAGGTTTAAAATGA
- a CDS encoding Na+/H+ antiporter NhaA: MGFRNFWDFFIGEASGGIFLIAAALVAFIFENVFLSSFYNSFLQIDTRLNFGRSPIQKPLILLINDSLMAVFFFLLGFRLKREIFKAKLRSLAQATLLKIFIIGSILASVFFYILNHNYIFC, from the coding sequence ATGGGTTTTAGGAATTTTTGGGATTTTTTTATAGGTGAAGCTAGCGGTGGTATCTTTCTTATCGCTGCTGCTTTAGTGGCTTTTATCTTTGAAAATGTTTTTTTAAGCAGTTTTTATAACTCATTTTTACAAATCGATACAAGGCTAAATTTTGGCAGATCGCCGATACAAAAGCCCCTTATCCTTTTGATAAATGATAGTTTGATGGCCGTTTTTTTCTTTTTACTTGGGTTTAGACTTAAGCGAGAAATTTTTAAAGCAAAGCTTAGGAGCCTGGCCCAAGCTACCTTGCTAAAAATTTTTATTATCGGCAGCATTTTAGCTTCTGTATTTTTTTATATTTTAAATCACAATTATATTTTTTGTTGA
- a CDS encoding DUF2157 domain-containing protein has protein sequence MNFLNRIFLAKELDRWQSDGIVDKETAIKIANLYDIDPDAHSDKMSFVLKLVAYLFFALAFFTLVGANWEEIPRLGRLALVLFVLGLVNFGGIYYLVKGKENLSTAMFFLGNFCFGAAIALIAQIYNISDEPSGGILLWSIGAFAVSFASKKGVLVAQSLIFATVWFFMIAYQGDFGFGFIIFIALGAYTLYKDDSKWLAFVLFIDIFIYIISFCGYISGLRAIFDYGFLFGLPMVAIVSLSYALLLISISPLLDKFRVGLGAFTKEFGKNFGVFVLLFCLFLFEERNLFEVGDEEFWFVKSFFKSNFGFVFILFSVAYFALFFKEKNKSGLLLGALLVSLPFVFSYGPGYANIFFSLANIITAAVLIKKGELKLGLCMIFLVAAVRYFQLIGDYIGATALFMVFAFIVLVVARKGRKK, from the coding sequence ATGAACTTTTTAAATAGAATTTTTCTAGCAAAAGAGCTGGATCGGTGGCAAAGTGACGGCATAGTCGATAAAGAGACAGCTATAAAAATAGCAAATTTATACGACATCGACCCTGACGCCCACAGCGATAAAATGAGTTTTGTCCTAAAGCTCGTAGCATATCTCTTTTTTGCGCTAGCCTTTTTTACGCTCGTTGGTGCAAACTGGGAAGAGATACCAAGACTAGGACGTTTAGCACTTGTGTTATTTGTGCTTGGGCTTGTAAATTTTGGTGGAATTTACTATCTCGTAAAGGGAAAGGAAAATCTATCAACGGCGATGTTTTTTCTTGGAAATTTCTGCTTTGGTGCGGCGATTGCTCTTATTGCTCAAATTTATAACATTAGTGATGAGCCAAGCGGCGGTATCTTGCTTTGGAGTATCGGAGCGTTTGCGGTTTCTTTTGCTAGTAAGAAAGGTGTATTGGTAGCCCAAAGCCTTATCTTTGCGACAGTTTGGTTTTTTATGATAGCTTATCAGGGTGATTTTGGCTTTGGCTTTATCATTTTTATAGCACTTGGCGCATATACGCTTTACAAAGACGACTCAAAATGGCTTGCTTTTGTGCTTTTTATAGATATTTTTATATACATCATTTCATTTTGCGGCTACATTAGTGGTCTTAGAGCGATATTTGATTATGGATTTTTGTTTGGGCTTCCGATGGTTGCGATCGTATCGCTATCTTATGCGCTTTTACTTATTAGCATTTCGCCGCTACTAGATAAATTTAGAGTAGGGCTTGGCGCATTTACGAAAGAATTTGGTAAAAATTTTGGCGTTTTTGTGTTGTTATTTTGTCTATTTTTATTTGAAGAAAGAAATTTATTTGAGGTTGGAGATGAAGAGTTTTGGTTTGTAAAGTCATTTTTTAAAAGTAACTTTGGCTTTGTCTTTATTTTATTTAGCGTTGCTTATTTTGCACTGTTTTTTAAAGAAAAAAACAAGAGCGGTTTGCTGCTTGGGGCACTGCTCGTGTCGTTGCCATTTGTCTTTAGCTACGGGCCTGGCTATGCAAATATATTTTTCTCGCTCGCAAATATCATAACAGCTGCGGTTCTTATCAAAAAGGGTGAGTTAAAACTTGGTCTTTGTATGATATTTTTGGTCGCAGCCGTGAGGTATTTCCAACTCATAGGCGATTATATTGGTGCTACGGCGCTATTTATGGTATTTGCTTTCATAGTGCTAGTTGTCGCTAGAAAAGGACGTAAAAAATGA
- the hypF gene encoding carbamoyltransferase HypF yields MRSSFRYEIKGLVQGVGFRPFVYTLADKFKLVGEIYNDDEGVKLNFSGEEASFLAFEKELYEKLPALARIDELKKIKIDKIYEKLEIIASKSATKQAPILPDYALCDDCLREFYDPTNPRYKYPFINCTNCGPRFSIIKALPYDRVNTTMNEFKMCEFCESEYKDPLNRRYHAEPISCPNCGPKLYLKDKFGKVLASGNEAAKDAAKLINEGKILAIKGLGGFHLICDETNEAAVSELRARKHRPSKPFALMSKNLENAREIAQISEAEARLLTSNLKPIVLLEAKNSSNIAKSVAPNLNKLGVMLAFSGIHLLLFDYLEHDIIATSANISGEVVIKDESELREKLGDVIDFYLDHDREIYSPSDDSIAFCVEDETIFTRTSRGLNPNFIHTNFKQKGTFLALGAELKSSFCIYKDGLLMISPYIGDLKNVATFDRFKDIFTLFDKTYNLKIDKVIADLHPNFLNTKWAKDQGFELVHLQHHYAHLLSVIFENDLADKKYLGFCFDGTGYGEDGKIWGGEVFKLDKKSFKRVYHFDEFSLFGGENSIKNIYLIAYSIILKYSLEDEAGKFLVNFDEKMLANFKKMEQKGLNLVKTSSVGRIFDAFGAIICGLFHSSFEGESGMRLEALYDKNLDVCYKFSLDNGVIGFKEAFKSALKDEPRVAATAFINGFADIIFEISKKEKMEILLSGGVFQNKTLLELIYKKFTKANLKFYINKKFCSNDSNVNLGQIYYYLSTFSNK; encoded by the coding sequence TTGAGATCAAGCTTTAGATATGAGATCAAAGGCTTAGTTCAAGGCGTAGGTTTTAGACCTTTTGTCTATACTTTGGCGGACAAATTTAAGCTAGTTGGCGAAATTTACAACGACGATGAGGGCGTGAAGCTAAATTTTAGTGGCGAAGAGGCTAGCTTTTTGGCTTTTGAAAAAGAGCTTTATGAGAAGCTACCAGCCCTTGCTAGGATCGATGAGCTAAAGAAGATTAAGATAGATAAAATTTATGAAAAGCTTGAGATCATCGCTTCAAAGTCGGCAACCAAACAAGCGCCTATCTTGCCTGATTACGCGCTTTGTGACGACTGCTTGCGCGAGTTTTATGACCCCACAAATCCACGCTACAAATACCCGTTTATAAACTGCACCAACTGCGGACCTAGATTTTCGATCATCAAAGCATTGCCTTATGACAGGGTAAATACAACGATGAACGAGTTTAAGATGTGTGAGTTTTGCGAGAGCGAGTACAAAGACCCGCTTAATCGCCGCTACCACGCAGAGCCGATCTCTTGTCCAAACTGCGGGCCAAAACTCTATCTAAAAGATAAATTTGGCAAAGTCTTGGCTAGTGGGAACGAAGCGGCCAAAGATGCGGCTAAGCTCATAAACGAGGGCAAAATCTTAGCCATTAAAGGGCTTGGTGGCTTTCATTTGATTTGTGATGAGACAAATGAAGCCGCAGTTAGCGAGCTAAGAGCTAGAAAGCACCGCCCAAGCAAGCCCTTTGCCCTAATGAGTAAAAATTTAGAAAATGCTAGGGAGATAGCACAAATTTCAGAGGCGGAGGCCAGGCTTCTTACTTCAAATTTAAAGCCAATTGTCTTGCTTGAAGCAAAAAATAGCTCAAATATTGCAAAAAGTGTCGCTCCAAATTTAAACAAGCTTGGCGTTATGCTCGCATTTAGTGGCATACATCTTTTGTTGTTTGACTATTTAGAACACGACATCATCGCAACTAGCGCAAACATCTCAGGCGAAGTTGTGATAAAAGATGAGAGCGAGCTAAGAGAAAAGCTAGGTGACGTCATAGACTTTTACCTTGATCACGACCGAGAAATTTACTCGCCAAGTGACGATAGTATCGCATTTTGCGTTGAAGATGAGACTATTTTCACAAGAACGAGCCGTGGCTTAAATCCAAATTTCATCCATACAAATTTCAAGCAAAAAGGGACATTTTTAGCCCTTGGAGCGGAGCTAAAAAGCTCATTTTGTATCTATAAAGATGGGCTTTTGATGATTAGCCCGTATATCGGCGATCTAAAAAATGTGGCGACTTTTGATAGATTTAAAGATATTTTTACCCTTTTTGATAAGACTTACAACCTAAAAATCGATAAAGTTATAGCCGATTTACATCCAAATTTTTTAAATACAAAATGGGCAAAGGATCAGGGCTTTGAGCTAGTTCATCTTCAGCATCACTACGCGCATTTGCTAAGCGTGATCTTTGAAAATGATCTAGCAGATAAAAAATACCTTGGCTTTTGTTTTGATGGCACTGGATACGGGGAAGATGGCAAAATTTGGGGTGGCGAGGTCTTTAAGCTAGATAAAAAGAGTTTTAAAAGAGTTTATCACTTTGATGAATTTAGCCTATTTGGGGGCGAAAACAGCATCAAAAATATTTATTTAATCGCATATTCTATTATTTTAAAATACTCTCTTGAGGACGAAGCTGGTAAATTTTTAGTAAATTTTGATGAAAAAATGCTTGCAAATTTTAAAAAAATGGAGCAAAAAGGATTAAACTTAGTAAAGACTAGCTCAGTTGGTAGGATATTTGACGCATTTGGGGCGATTATTTGTGGGCTTTTTCACTCGAGTTTTGAGGGCGAGAGTGGTATGAGACTTGAAGCACTTTATGATAAAAATTTAGATGTGTGTTATAAATTTAGCCTAGACAATGGAGTGATCGGCTTTAAAGAGGCTTTTAAAAGTGCTTTAAAAGATGAGCCAAGAGTGGCTGCAACGGCATTTATAAATGGCTTTGCTGATATTATTTTTGAAATTTCAAAAAAAGAAAAAATGGAAATTTTACTAAGCGGTGGAGTTTTTCAAAATAAGACTTTGCTTGAACTTATTTACAAAAAATTTACTAAAGCAAATTTGAAATTTTATATCAATAAAAAATTCTGTAGCAACGATTCTAACGTAAATTTAGGGCAAATTTATTATTATTTATCCACATTTTCTAATAAGTGA
- the cybH gene encoding Ni/Fe-hydrogenase, b-type cytochrome subunit, with protein MSHKNADRISEYEFSIGVRLTHWIRFAAITLLVVSGYYISYVFVSPEITSEPTNFMQAKWRMAHQIAGFVLIAAFIFKFYLFVFDKHSKKEWMSVVDFLNPKIWIAQIKYYLFMGPHPHLRGVYNPLQFASYFFFYVILALICLTGLVLYAHVYHNGLGGAIYEPARYFEELMGGLANVRTIHRICMWIIMIFVPIHVYMAIFNAVKGKNGAMDAIVSGYKFVKEH; from the coding sequence ATGTCACATAAAAATGCTGACAGGATCAGCGAATACGAATTCTCCATCGGCGTTAGGCTGACACACTGGATTAGATTTGCAGCGATCACACTTTTGGTTGTGAGTGGCTACTATATCTCGTACGTTTTTGTGAGTCCAGAGATCACGAGCGAGCCTACAAATTTTATGCAAGCAAAGTGGCGTATGGCTCACCAGATCGCTGGCTTTGTGCTGATAGCGGCGTTTATCTTTAAATTTTATCTATTTGTCTTTGATAAACATAGCAAAAAAGAGTGGATGAGTGTGGTTGATTTTCTAAATCCAAAAATTTGGATCGCACAGATCAAATACTATCTTTTTATGGGGCCACACCCGCATTTAAGGGGTGTTTATAACCCATTGCAGTTTGCCTCATACTTCTTCTTTTACGTCATCTTAGCACTTATCTGCCTAACTGGCCTAGTGCTTTACGCTCACGTTTATCACAATGGACTTGGCGGAGCGATCTACGAGCCAGCAAGATACTTTGAAGAGCTTATGGGCGGACTAGCAAATGTTAGGACGATACATAGAATTTGCATGTGGATCATCATGATATTTGTGCCAATTCACGTTTATATGGCGATATTTAACGCCGTTAAAGGTAAAAATGGAGCGATGGACGCCATCGTTAGTGGCTATAAATTTGTAAAAGAACACTGA
- the hypB gene encoding hydrogenase nickel incorporation protein HypB, with protein sequence MCKDCGCSMGNHAHTHTHADGTTHSHPHTHDGQTEHAHDAHEHSHEAHAHPVLNESKTIDVIEKILSENDKEAAHNRAHLDEKKILCVNLMSSPGAGKTTLLEATIKAGKFKIGVVEGDLETNQDADRIVKAGAKAHQISTGQTCHLDAFMVHEGLHHLPLNELDLVFIENVGNLVCPASYDVGSHFNAVLLSVPEGDDKVSKYPVMFRAADVLLITKASLAPHFDFDIERVKNDARKLNPKVDIFVIDSKTGEGIDKWISYLEFKKELR encoded by the coding sequence ATGTGTAAAGATTGCGGTTGTTCAATGGGTAATCACGCCCACACTCACACTCACGCTGATGGCACCACTCACTCGCACCCACACACTCATGATGGACAAACAGAGCATGCTCATGACGCACATGAGCATAGCCACGAGGCTCACGCACACCCTGTGTTAAATGAGAGCAAAACCATAGACGTGATAGAGAAAATCCTCTCCGAAAACGACAAAGAGGCCGCTCACAACAGGGCTCATCTTGATGAGAAAAAGATACTTTGCGTAAATTTGATGAGTAGCCCAGGCGCTGGTAAGACGACGCTTTTAGAGGCTACGATAAAGGCTGGTAAATTTAAAATAGGCGTTGTTGAGGGCGATTTGGAGACAAATCAAGATGCCGACCGTATAGTAAAAGCTGGTGCAAAGGCTCATCAGATAAGCACAGGTCAGACCTGTCACTTGGATGCATTTATGGTGCATGAAGGGCTTCATCATCTGCCACTAAACGAGCTTGATCTAGTCTTTATAGAAAATGTTGGAAATTTAGTCTGCCCTGCAAGCTACGACGTTGGCTCACACTTTAACGCTGTGCTTCTTTCAGTGCCAGAGGGTGATGATAAGGTGAGCAAATATCCAGTGATGTTTAGGGCTGCTGACGTGCTTCTTATCACAAAAGCTTCGCTCGCACCACACTTTGACTTTGATATCGAGCGAGTGAAAAACGACGCTAGAAAGCTAAATCCAAAGGTCGATATCTTTGTGATAGATAGCAAAACAGGCGAAGGCATTGATAAATGGATAAGTTATTTGGAATTTAAAAAAGAGCTAAGATAA
- a CDS encoding hydrogenase small subunit — MNNDLRQKIDRRLSELSALPKMKSDSSIAQLLKEKGFTRRDFMKWAGAMTAFMALPSAMTPMVARAAELSDRLPVIWLHMAECTGCSESLLRTDAPSIDSLIFDYISLEYHETIMAASGWQAEENLESAIEKYKGRYILLVEGGIPTGATENFLTVGPHGTTGKTHAVNASKDAAAIFAIGTCSSFGGIQAAKPNPTNSVGLSKVTDKPVINVPGCPPSEKNIVGNVLHYLLFGTLPALDVYNRPKWAYGLRIHDLCERRGHFDAGEFVQNFGDEGAKNGYCLYKVGCKGPYTFNNCSRERFNQHTSWPVQAGHGCIGCSEPDFWDTMGPFEEPMADRLFDTVLGLGADNVSDKVGIGILALTGIGIAAHAVIASMSKDKE, encoded by the coding sequence ATGAATAATGACTTGCGTCAAAAGATAGATAGACGCTTAAGTGAGCTTAGTGCGTTACCTAAGATGAAAAGCGACTCGAGTATTGCGCAGCTTTTAAAAGAGAAAGGCTTTACGAGGCGTGATTTTATGAAGTGGGCTGGTGCAATGACAGCTTTTATGGCTCTACCAAGTGCGATGACACCGATGGTTGCTCGTGCTGCTGAGCTTAGCGATAGGCTTCCTGTGATATGGCTTCATATGGCAGAATGCACAGGCTGTAGCGAGAGCTTGCTAAGAACTGATGCTCCAAGCATAGATAGTCTTATATTTGACTACATAAGCCTTGAATACCACGAAACTATTATGGCAGCTTCTGGTTGGCAGGCTGAAGAAAATTTAGAGAGCGCGATCGAAAAATATAAAGGCAGATACATTTTGCTAGTTGAGGGCGGTATCCCAACTGGTGCGACTGAAAATTTCTTAACAGTAGGACCTCATGGCACAACAGGTAAAACTCATGCTGTAAATGCTTCAAAAGACGCAGCTGCTATCTTTGCGATCGGCACCTGTTCTAGCTTTGGTGGCATTCAAGCAGCTAAGCCAAATCCAACAAATTCAGTCGGTCTTTCAAAGGTGACTGATAAGCCAGTCATAAACGTGCCAGGCTGTCCTCCAAGCGAGAAAAATATCGTTGGCAACGTGCTTCACTACTTGCTATTTGGCACCTTGCCTGCACTTGATGTTTATAACAGACCAAAATGGGCTTATGGCTTAAGAATTCACGATCTTTGTGAGAGACGCGGACACTTTGACGCTGGCGAGTTTGTCCAAAACTTTGGCGACGAGGGTGCAAAAAATGGCTACTGCTTATACAAAGTAGGTTGCAAAGGTCCATATACATTTAATAACTGCTCACGCGAGAGATTTAACCAGCACACATCATGGCCGGTTCAAGCGGGACACGGCTGTATAGGCTGCTCAGAGCCAGACTTCTGGGATACGATGGGACCATTTGAAGAGCCTATGGCAGATAGACTCTTTGATACTGTTTTAGGTCTTGGGGCTGATAATGTCAGCGATAAAGTTGGCATTGGAATTTTAGCTCTTACTGGCATTGGTATAGCAGCTCACGCTGTTATAGCTTCTATGAGTAAAGATAAAGAATAA
- the flgH gene encoding flagellar basal body L-ring protein FlgH: protein MNHKTIWLVLSAGIICTGCTPSADPHINMKPPVYVEQLPSKDSGTGQSNAGSLFGKGENPLFSDRKAMNVNDIVTIVISENASQTSTGSKSTNKDSTISLGGGVFTAGAAPLSNIADNLNKYGDIGFKAGGGNKFTGSGTSNRSEKFTATISARIIKILNNGNYFIEGSRELLINGEKQIMQVSGVIRPYDISQNNEIDSKYIADAKILYKTEGELDKSTKKPWGTRLMEAIWPF from the coding sequence ATGAACCATAAAACGATTTGGCTCGTCTTATCTGCGGGCATTATTTGCACTGGCTGCACACCAAGTGCTGATCCTCATATCAATATGAAACCCCCGGTTTATGTCGAGCAACTCCCTTCAAAAGATAGTGGAACCGGACAAAGCAACGCTGGCAGCCTCTTTGGAAAGGGCGAAAATCCTCTTTTTTCAGATAGAAAAGCGATGAATGTAAATGACATCGTGACTATCGTTATCTCAGAAAATGCAAGCCAAACTTCAACTGGTAGCAAAAGTACAAATAAAGATAGTACTATATCGCTTGGTGGCGGTGTATTTACGGCTGGAGCTGCTCCACTTTCAAATATAGCTGATAATCTAAACAAATACGGCGACATAGGCTTTAAAGCAGGTGGTGGTAATAAATTTACAGGTAGTGGCACGAGCAACAGAAGCGAGAAATTTACCGCAACCATTTCAGCCAGGATCATAAAAATACTAAATAATGGCAATTACTTTATCGAGGGTAGCCGTGAGCTACTTATAAACGGCGAAAAGCAGATTATGCAAGTAAGCGGTGTCATCAGACCTTACGACATCTCACAAAATAACGAAATCGACTCAAAATACATAGCTGATGCCAAAATTTTATATAAAACAGAGGGCGAGCTAGACAAATCTACCAAAAAACCTTGGGGCACAAGGCTTATGGAAGCTATCTGGCCATTTTAA
- the nikR gene encoding nickel-responsive transcriptional regulator NikR: MDSVIRFSVSLPSQLLDELDKKVSEQGYASRSEFTRDLIREKIVSDSWKDASEELIGVLTLIYMHHHNDLVNKKMDIEHSSDVKIICTNHVHVDHHNCLETISIRGEAGKIERFAERIAGLKGVKFSKLTRAAIPRF, encoded by the coding sequence ATGGATAGTGTTATACGTTTTAGTGTTTCTTTACCTAGTCAGTTACTTGACGAACTAGATAAAAAGGTTAGCGAACAAGGCTACGCTTCTAGGAGCGAATTTACGAGAGATTTGATACGCGAAAAGATCGTAAGTGATAGCTGGAAGGACGCTAGTGAGGAGTTGATCGGGGTTTTGACGCTCATTTATATGCATCATCACAACGATTTGGTGAATAAAAAGATGGATATAGAGCATAGCTCTGATGTGAAAATCATCTGCACAAACCATGTTCATGTCGATCACCATAACTGCTTAGAAACGATTTCAATAAGAGGCGAGGCTGGCAAAATTGAACGCTTTGCTGAAAGGATCGCCGGCTTAAAGGGTGTAAAATTTTCTAAACTCACAAGGGCAGCTATTCCTAGGTTTTAG
- a CDS encoding nickel-dependent hydrogenase large subunit: MSEKRIVIDPITRIEGHLRIEVVVDDNNVVKEAYSGSTLWRGLEQIVKGRDPRDAGFFMQRICGVCTYSHYRAGIIAVENALGIKPPLNAELTRTLMNAALYLHDHIVHFYQLHGMDWADVVSALSADVHKASEEAFKYTDLPFATGADKLKEVKERVEAFVKKGNLGPFANAYWGHSTYKFTPEQNLIVLSHYLECLRIQRTAAQMMAIFGAKNPHPQSLTVGGVTCVMDLMDPARMGEYMSKFAEIKEFVDRAYYPDILMAAKAYGNEPSVLNDVGVANLLCYDEFLIGKNDHLFKGGYILNGDLNKVYDIDENKITEEATRSWYKNDKALHPYDGETEANYTGLIDGESIDAEGKLAHSKLFDTKGKYSWIKAPRYDGLPMQVGPIASIVINYARGNERVKKVVDEFLAKSGLPLSAVFSTLGRTATRMLEAKVVAEHTMDAFNALVENLKSDQETCAKYVIDNKKEYKGNFQGNAPRGALSHWCRIKDGVITNWQAVVPSTWNASPKDAQNQMGSYEACLVGLKIADLSKPLEIIRKIHSYDPCIACAVHVMDTKGNDLSTYKINPNL, from the coding sequence ATGAGTGAAAAAAGAATAGTAATAGACCCTATAACACGTATCGAGGGGCACTTAAGAATAGAAGTTGTTGTAGATGACAATAATGTCGTAAAAGAGGCGTATTCTGGCTCAACTCTTTGGAGAGGCTTAGAGCAGATTGTAAAAGGTAGAGATCCAAGAGATGCTGGCTTTTTCATGCAAAGAATTTGTGGTGTTTGTACATACTCACACTACCGAGCAGGTATTATCGCAGTTGAAAATGCTCTTGGCATCAAGCCTCCATTAAATGCTGAGCTAACTAGAACGCTGATGAACGCAGCTTTATATCTTCACGATCATATCGTGCATTTTTATCAGCTCCACGGCATGGACTGGGCGGACGTAGTCTCTGCACTAAGCGCAGATGTGCATAAAGCTAGCGAAGAGGCGTTTAAATACACTGATTTGCCATTTGCCACAGGAGCTGACAAGCTAAAAGAGGTAAAAGAGAGAGTTGAAGCCTTTGTTAAAAAGGGCAACCTTGGACCATTTGCCAACGCATACTGGGGACATAGTACATATAAATTTACGCCAGAGCAAAATTTAATCGTCCTCTCACACTACTTAGAGTGCTTAAGGATTCAAAGAACAGCAGCTCAGATGATGGCTATCTTTGGTGCTAAAAACCCACATCCACAAAGCCTAACAGTTGGCGGTGTGACTTGCGTGATGGACCTTATGGATCCAGCTAGAATGGGCGAATATATGAGTAAATTTGCTGAGATCAAAGAATTTGTTGATAGAGCTTACTATCCAGATATCTTGATGGCAGCTAAAGCTTATGGTAACGAGCCAAGCGTTCTAAACGATGTTGGTGTGGCAAATTTACTCTGCTACGATGAGTTTTTGATCGGCAAAAATGATCATCTATTTAAAGGTGGCTATATCTTAAATGGCGATCTTAACAAGGTTTATGATATCGATGAAAATAAAATCACTGAAGAAGCTACTAGGTCTTGGTATAAAAACGACAAAGCACTTCACCCATATGACGGCGAGACTGAAGCAAACTACACAGGCCTTATTGATGGCGAGAGCATAGACGCCGAGGGCAAACTAGCTCACAGTAAGCTTTTTGATACAAAAGGCAAATATAGCTGGATCAAAGCACCAAGATATGATGGCTTGCCTATGCAAGTAGGACCGATCGCAAGCATCGTCATAAACTACGCTAGAGGCAACGAGAGAGTTAAAAAAGTAGTTGATGAATTTTTAGCAAAGAGTGGCTTGCCACTAAGTGCAGTTTTCTCAACTCTAGGCAGAACCGCTACTCGTATGCTTGAGGCAAAAGTAGTAGCAGAGCACACTATGGACGCATTTAATGCCTTAGTAGAAAATTTAAAATCAGATCAAGAGACCTGCGCAAAATATGTAATCGATAACAAAAAAGAGTACAAAGGAAATTTTCAAGGCAACGCTCCAAGAGGTGCGCTTAGCCACTGGTGCCGCATAAAAGATGGCGTCATCACAAACTGGCAAGCGGTCGTGCCAAGCACTTGGAACGCCTCTCCAAAAGACGCACAAAATCAAATGGGAAGCTACGAAGCGTGCTTAGTTGGTTTAAAGATCGCTGATCTTTCAAAACCACTCGAAATAATACGAAAAATTCACTCTTACGATCCTTGCATCGCATGTGCTGTGCATGTTATGGATACGAAGGGAAATGATTTGAGTACCTATAAGATAAATCCAAATTTGTAA
- a CDS encoding GDYXXLXY domain-containing protein yields MKIKVLIVAVIFQILLIGIMLGYALMPLYFGQEVRVRVNLYDPRDLFRGNYVDLNYEFSNFHSRNFDENDKDDRYIDQYDERVRDGARVYAVLKPDINGTYGFAKFSASKPENGVFLAGRYDGYSLVKYGIEHFYMSPDSAASTEDEMREEDVDVYAVLMVMDNGKARLKDLIIQKNAQKNSKKLLGDENFDKLDEIRQKE; encoded by the coding sequence ATGAAGATAAAAGTCTTAATAGTAGCTGTAATTTTTCAAATTTTGCTTATTGGCATTATGCTTGGCTACGCGCTTATGCCACTTTATTTTGGACAAGAGGTAAGAGTGAGAGTCAATCTTTATGATCCAAGAGATCTTTTTCGCGGAAACTATGTTGATTTAAACTATGAATTTTCAAATTTTCATTCAAGAAATTTTGACGAAAATGATAAAGATGACCGCTATATCGACCAATATGATGAGAGAGTAAGAGATGGGGCTAGAGTTTATGCTGTTTTAAAACCAGATATTAATGGCACTTACGGCTTTGCAAAATTTAGTGCAAGCAAGCCAGAAAATGGAGTGTTTTTAGCTGGTAGATATGATGGCTACTCACTCGTAAAATACGGCATAGAGCACTTTTATATGTCACCTGATAGTGCAGCCAGTACCGAAGATGAAATGAGAGAAGAAGACGTTGATGTCTATGCTGTTTTGATGGTGATGGATAATGGCAAGGCTAGACTAAAGGATCTAATAATCCAAAAGAATGCCCAAAAAAATAGTAAAAAACTACTTGGTGATGAAAATTTTGATAAGTTGGATGAGATTAGGCAAAAAGAGTAA